One genomic region from Parerythrobacter aestuarii encodes:
- a CDS encoding aldo/keto reductase, with the protein MSEAHDFIAGIPLVLGGNVFGWTSKGDEAFTVLDAFYEAGGRMIDTADVYSAWVPGHKGGESETVLGEWLASRGVRSEMRLHTKTGMLGGKELYDPARVLQSLDASLERLQSDAIDLYYAHKDYEELEIGAIVEAFDGAVKSGKVRAIGASNFNAARLDAALAHARDTGATPFTALQNEYNLVARNAYGEDLQELVTAHGIAMLPFFGLASGYLTGKYRTEEDFAKSLRGGRAKELAGGIGPKVLAVMDQVAGETGASLAAIALAWLVRQPGIPAPIASARTVAQLDELLEFTRVELSDDQVARLTSAN; encoded by the coding sequence ATGAGCGAGGCGCACGATTTCATTGCGGGAATACCGCTCGTCCTCGGTGGCAACGTGTTTGGCTGGACAAGCAAGGGCGACGAAGCCTTCACCGTGCTGGACGCATTCTACGAAGCCGGTGGCCGCATGATCGACACCGCCGATGTCTATTCGGCCTGGGTGCCGGGTCACAAGGGCGGGGAATCTGAGACTGTCCTCGGTGAATGGCTGGCGAGCCGCGGCGTGCGCAGCGAGATGCGCCTGCACACGAAGACGGGCATGCTGGGCGGGAAGGAACTCTACGACCCAGCTCGCGTGCTCCAGTCGCTCGACGCCTCGCTGGAGCGGCTGCAGAGCGACGCGATCGATCTTTACTATGCTCACAAGGATTACGAAGAGCTCGAGATCGGAGCCATTGTCGAGGCGTTCGACGGGGCTGTGAAGTCAGGCAAGGTTCGCGCCATCGGTGCTTCGAATTTCAACGCCGCTCGTCTGGACGCTGCCCTCGCTCATGCACGCGACACCGGGGCAACCCCGTTCACGGCGCTTCAGAACGAGTACAACCTCGTCGCGCGCAATGCCTATGGCGAGGATTTGCAGGAACTCGTCACCGCGCATGGCATTGCGATGCTCCCGTTCTTTGGCCTCGCTTCCGGCTATCTCACCGGCAAGTATCGGACCGAGGAGGACTTCGCGAAGTCGCTCCGTGGCGGCCGCGCAAAGGAACTGGCCGGGGGCATAGGTCCCAAGGTGCTGGCTGTGATGGATCAAGTAGCAGGTGAAACCGGTGCAAGTCTCGCTGCCATCGCGCTGGCATGGCTGGTGCGCCAGCCTGGGATACCAGCACCCATCGCCAGCGCCCGGACAGTGGCGCAGCTCGACGAACTGCTTGAGTTCACACGCGTCGAACTGAGCGATGATCAGGTTGCCCGCCTTACGTCTGCAAACTAG
- the ribH gene encoding 6,7-dimethyl-8-ribityllumazine synthase, protein MARFLIVEARFYDRFNDMLIAGASSALEAEGHKVEVLTVPGALEIPGAIALAAESGQYDGFVAIGVVIRGETYHFEIVAGESARGILALTMDGIAIGNGILTTENEAQTLVRADPEQKNKGGEAAKAAMALLALQEKFA, encoded by the coding sequence ATGGCCCGTTTCCTGATTGTCGAAGCCCGGTTCTACGACCGATTCAATGACATGCTGATTGCTGGCGCCAGCTCGGCACTCGAGGCTGAAGGGCATAAAGTTGAAGTGTTGACTGTTCCTGGCGCGTTGGAAATCCCCGGAGCCATCGCATTGGCAGCTGAGAGTGGCCAGTATGACGGCTTCGTGGCCATTGGCGTAGTGATCCGGGGTGAAACCTATCATTTCGAGATCGTGGCTGGGGAAAGTGCCCGCGGCATTCTCGCGCTGACCATGGACGGCATTGCAATCGGGAACGGTATCCTCACGACCGAGAACGAAGCGCAGACATTGGTGCGAGCGGACCCCGAACAAAAGAACAAGGGTGGCGAAGCGGCCAAAGCAGCCATGGCGCTGCTAGCCTTGCAGGAGAAATTTGCATGA
- the ribB gene encoding 3,4-dihydroxy-2-butanone-4-phosphate synthase: MDTIEKVRALIGEGLMTRAGLARAAGLHANTLRDCTDEGWNPTADTLGKLERFLEANDETPVLVGAEEIINEARNGRMYILVDDEDRENEGDLIIPAQMATPDAINFMATYGRGLICLALDKARIDALDLQPMTRNNTESMQTAFTISIEAKEGVTTGISAADRARTVSVAIDATKGPGDIVMPGHVFPLAARKGGVLVRAGHTEAAVDISRLAGLNPSGVICEIMNEDGTMARLDDLVAFARKHNLKIGTIRDLIEYRLRYDHLVKRVDDNAFESDYGGQWRMLTYRNTVDGSEHYVLQKGQVVEDQPTLTRVHPISIFDDVLGQPGPRKRTLQRAMNAVGEHGSGIIVIITGRRASGSYSEEDEVRNVGIGSQILADLNVHDMILLTNSQPNVVAIEGYGLEIVDHRPIPE, from the coding sequence ATGGACACGATCGAAAAGGTACGCGCGCTCATCGGCGAAGGTTTGATGACCCGCGCTGGTCTCGCAAGGGCCGCCGGGCTCCACGCCAACACTTTGCGGGATTGCACCGACGAAGGCTGGAACCCAACGGCCGACACTTTGGGAAAGCTCGAGCGCTTCCTTGAAGCCAACGATGAAACGCCTGTGCTTGTGGGCGCTGAAGAGATCATCAACGAAGCCCGCAACGGGCGGATGTACATCCTCGTCGATGATGAGGATCGGGAGAATGAGGGCGATCTCATCATCCCGGCGCAGATGGCTACGCCGGATGCGATCAATTTCATGGCGACTTATGGCCGCGGTCTTATCTGTCTCGCGCTCGACAAGGCGCGCATCGATGCTCTCGACCTGCAACCAATGACGCGCAACAACACCGAAAGCATGCAGACCGCCTTCACTATCTCTATCGAGGCAAAGGAAGGCGTCACCACAGGGATTTCTGCGGCCGACCGGGCGCGGACCGTATCGGTCGCCATCGATGCGACCAAGGGCCCTGGCGACATTGTTATGCCGGGCCATGTATTCCCCCTCGCCGCTCGAAAGGGCGGCGTGCTGGTACGTGCCGGCCATACGGAAGCAGCGGTCGATATCTCGCGTCTTGCCGGGCTCAATCCCTCGGGCGTGATCTGCGAGATCATGAACGAGGATGGCACCATGGCCCGGCTTGACGATCTCGTAGCCTTTGCGCGCAAGCACAATCTCAAGATCGGCACCATCCGTGACCTGATCGAGTATCGGCTGCGCTATGATCACTTGGTCAAACGCGTCGACGATAACGCATTTGAATCCGACTACGGCGGGCAATGGCGGATGCTGACCTATCGCAACACCGTCGATGGGAGCGAGCACTACGTGCTGCAGAAAGGCCAGGTCGTCGAAGACCAACCCACTCTCACCAGGGTCCATCCGATTTCGATCTTCGACGACGTCTTGGGTCAGCCCGGGCCACGCAAGCGGACGCTGCAACGGGCCATGAATGCAGTCGGTGAGCACGGATCCGGGATCATCGTCATCATCACCGGTCGCCGAGCCTCAGGCAGCTACAGCGAGGAAGACGAAGTCCGCAATGTGGGCATCGGCTCGCAGATCCTCGCCGACCTGAATGTGCACGACATGATCCTTTTGACGAATTCGCAACCCAATGTCGTCGCGATCGAAGGGTATGGCCTCGAAATCGTCGATCATCGCCCAATCCCGGAGTAA